A portion of the Stigmatopora argus isolate UIUO_Sarg chromosome 15, RoL_Sarg_1.0, whole genome shotgun sequence genome contains these proteins:
- the plppr3a gene encoding phospholipid phosphatase-related protein type 3a, producing MTSPKSRTKKKPPKDSMTLLPCFYFVELPIVLSSLVSLYFLELTDVLSPAVVGFRCYDRDLSMPYVETGDELIPLLMLLSLAFAGPAASIMMGEGLMYCMQSKLKSCPKAEGSINAGGCSFNSFLRRTVRFVGVHVFGLLATALVTDVIQLATGYHAPFFLTVCQPNYTAPGVACDSNAYVMQDICAGKDQYAILSARKTFPSQHATLSGFAAVYISMYFNASIGASTKLLKPLLVFGFCMAAGLAGLTQITQHRSHPIDVYVGYLIGAGIGVYLAVYAVANFKASEEDALPHPKMSSVQHKDTLRVLSQRSHDSLYRKTPRVSESREELAVAMGSGTRSKVRREKASLASLKRASADVELLATRGPMGKETMVTFSNTLPRVANGNSPISPSDEPPTSQRHMTFHVPLDPQRSRQLVSEWKQRSLELRSQSSRDEDEVEGGAEAQDTGEEAGDQGVPSSLYPKVQANKGTATPPGTRMVVSPPLVHIPEEASRPPPVSPKSAKTRAKWLMLTEASGQKEPSVGPIAVSTPRVPSTHPVQPPAQPRVTQVMAMSKQQSHQEGGGSSSGGGSNCSESPYFRIPSDRDSCTGSNPGSIAGSGSIVTIDAHAPHHPVVRVTASNGKPWEWRNTISGNLMSSETLEKHRGVLRGQDSASLYRDYRTLPMKKELQGGETPELPSHPNSSSPLPLSPHLPPPPPHTSFLSHPPSQVSPQPSSSPLPPPPLPNSTMPPPPPPHPSCSAVLPPPPHPDLLMDDQMLSRSSTLPRRPSVSARSHAEQEHYYKALQNERML from the exons ATGACGTCCCCCAAAAGCCGTACCAAGAAGAAGCCCCCTAAAGATAGCATGACGCTGCTTCCATGTTTTTACTTTGTGGAG CTCCCCATCGTGCTGTCATCTCTGGTGTCACTCTACTTCCTGGAGCTGACCGACGTCCTATCCCCGGCTGTGGTGGGCTTCCGCTGCTACGACCGCGACCTCTCCATGCCTTACGTAGAGACGGGCGACGAACTCATACCGTTGCTCATGCTGCTCAGCTTGGCCTTCGCCGGACCTGCTGCATCG ATCATGATGGGAGAAGGACTCATGTATTGCATGCAGTCCAAACTCAAAAGCTGCCCCAAGGCGGAGGGAAGCATCAATGCCGGAGGGTGTAGCTTCAACTCCTTCTTGCGCAGGACAGTACGCTTTGTGG GTGTTCACGTGTTCGGTCTCCTAGCAACGGCACTGGTGACGGATGTCATCCAGCTGGCCACGGGCTACCACGCCCCTTTCTTCCTCACCGTCTGCCAGCCCAATTACACGGCACCGGGTGTGGCGTGCGACAGCAACGCCTATGTCATGCAAGACATCTGCGCGGGCAAAGATCAGTATGCTATCCTGTCGGCAAG GAAAACATTCCCGTCCCAGCATGCAACACTCTCTGGCTTTGCTGCCGTCTACATTTCT ATGTACTTCAACGCAAGCATTGGTGCCTCTACCAAGTTGTTGAAGCCGCTGCTTGTGTTCGGCTTCTGCATGGCGGCGGGCCTGGCGGGCTTAACGCAGATCACACAGCATCGGAGCCACCCCATTGACGTCTATGTGGGCTACCTGATTGGAGCAGGCATCGGCGTCTACCTG GCCGTGTATGCAGTAGCTAACTTCAAGGCATCCGAAGAAGATGCGTTGCCTCATCCCAAAATGTCGTCGGTGCAGCACAAGGACACCCTGCGGGTGTTGAGTCAACGCAGTCATGATTCTCTATACCGCAAGACACCCCGAGTGTCGGAGAGCCGCGAAGAACTGGCTGTGGCCATGGGATCGGGCACGCGCAGCAAGGTTCGCCGCGAAAAAGCCTCCCTGGCTTCCCTTAAACGAGCCAGTGCTGATGTGGAGCTCCTCGCCACACGTGGGCCCATGGGCAAGGAGACGATGGTGACATTTAGCAATACTCTACCCCGGGTGGCCAATGGCAACAGCCCAATCTCGCCCTCCGATGAGCCGCCCACCTCACAGCGCCACATGACGTTCCACGTCCCCCTTGACCCACAAAGATCCCGACAGCTGGTATCAGAGTGGAAGCAGCGCTCTCTGGAGCTGAGGAGTCAAAGCTCCCGAGATGAGGATGAGGTCGAAGGAGGGGCGGAGGCACAAGACACAGGAGAAGAGGCAGGTGACCAAGGGGTGCCGTCCTCCCTCTATCCAAAAGTGCAAGCTAACAAGGGGACGGCAACGCCACCTGGGACTCGGATGGTAGTGTCGCCCCCGCTGGTCCACATTCCAGAGGAGGCCTCCCGACCACCACCTGTATCTCCCAAGAGTGCTAAGACGCGCGCAAAGTGGTTGATGCTGACCGAAGCGAGTGGCCAAAAGGAGCCCAGTGTGGGGCCCATTGCTGTGTCTACTCCCAGGGTGCCCAGCACCCACCCTGTTCAGCCACCCGCTCAGCCAAGAGTAACTCAG GTGATGGCAATGTCTAAGCAACAGAGCCACCAAGAGGGCGGCGGCTCCTCTTCAGGCGGCGGCTCCAACTGTTCCGAGTCTCCATACTTTCGTATCCCCTCCGACCGGGACAGCTGTACAGGCAGCAACCCGGGCAGCATTGCTGGCAGCGGTAGTATCGTCACCATTGACGCCCACGCCCCCCACcacccggtggtgcgagtgacGGCTTCCAACGGGAAACCGTGGGAGTGGAGGAATACCATCAGTGGCAACCTGATGAGCAGCGAAACCTTGGAAAAGCACCGCGGTGTTCTAAGGGGGCAGGACAGTGCTTCACTGTACCGCGACTACCGAACGCTCCCAATGAAAAAGGAGTTGCAAGGTGGTGAAACTCCAGAGCTTCCATCACACCCCAACTCATCCTCTCCCCTACCTCTGTCACCCCATCTCCCACCGCCACCCCCTCACACATCTTTCCTGTCTCACCCACCTTCTCAGGTGTCCCCGCAACCTTCCTCTTCCCCCTTACCCCCTCCACCACTGCCAAACTCCACTATGCCACCGCCTCCCCCTCCCCATCCCTCGTGCTCGGCCGTACTCCCCCCTCCACCTCATCCCGACTTGCTGATGGACGACCAGATGCTGTCCCGCTCGTCCACGCTGCCCCGTCGGCCTTCCGTGTCGGCCCGCAGCCATGCTGAGCAAGAGCACTACTACAAGGCGCTCCAGAACGAGAGGATGCTATAG